The Syngnathus acus chromosome 3, fSynAcu1.2, whole genome shotgun sequence genome includes a window with the following:
- the LOC119120260 gene encoding zinc finger protein OZF-like isoform X2, with protein sequence MTSDGGSTMFYNLDSKQQESQQSYVKEEELENDITQFPFPGVIIKREDDDEQDIGGHVCPEQQMKAEEQETNGTEFPLTSVIVKVEDDQEESNGDHHVGSQIDGLLPPLSDSPDTDNEDSPVDTDTYWKCSQCGKASSSKWGLKIHMRTHTGEKPFPCTICGKRFTQKGHLRAHTRTHTGEKPFPCTVCGLVLSQKVNLTNHMRIHTGEKPFACSTCGKRFSVKGHLKIHTRTHTGEKPFVCLVCGQTFSLKGHLRTHTRTHTGEKPYPCSVCGKRFSIKGHLVAHTRTHTGERPFSCSVCGLRLTQKISLTNHMTIHTGEKPYECTFCGKKFSIKGQLMTHTRIHTGEKPFVCSVCAVSFSDRSGLVKHMRTHTGEKLYSCTFCSKSFSQRCTLTIHTRTHTGEKPYSCDTCEKRFSRKDQVKKHRCVGGKKSNQ encoded by the exons ATGACTTCGGACGGAGGTTCTACAATGTTTT ACAATCTTGATTCCAAGCAGCAGGAGTCACAACAGTCCTATGTGAAAGAGGAAGAGCTGGAGAATGATATCACCCAGTTTCCATTTCCTGGTGTCATTATAAAGAGAGAAGATGATGACGAGCAAG ACATCGGTGGACATGTTTGTCCTGAGCAGCAGATGAAAGCGGAAGAGCAGGAGACTAATGGAACAGAGTTTCCATTGACTAGTGTCATTGTGAAGGTTGAAGATGACCAAGAAGAAAGTAATGGAGATCACCATGTAGGATCACAAATAGATGGGCTCTTACCTCCACTATCAGACTCGCCTGACACAGACAACGAAGACTCTCCAGTTGACACGGACACATACTGGAAATGCTCGCAGTGTGGAAAAGCATCGAGTTCAAAGTGGGGCTTGAAAATACACatgagaacacacactggggagaaaCCTTTTCCCTGCACAATTTGTGGTAAACGATTCACGCAGAAGGGACATTTACGAgcacacacaagaacacacaccgGGGAGAAACCTTTTCCTTGCACAGTCTGTGGTCTTGTATTGAGTCAAAAAGTTAATTTGACTAATCACATGAGAATACACACTGGCGAGAAGCCTTTTGCGTGCTCAACTTGTGGTAAAAGATTCTCTGTAAAAGGCCATTTAAAAATCcatacaagaacacacactggagagaaaccttttgtCTGCTTGGTTTGTGGTCAGACATTCTCTCTAAAGGGACATTtaagaacacacacaagaacacacaccgGAGAGAAGCCCTATCCTTGCTCAGTATGTGGTAAACGATTCTCTATCAAGGGACATTTAGTAGCACACAccagaacacacactggggagAGACCCTTTTCCTGCTCGGTGTGTGGTCTTAGATTAACTCAAAAGATTAGTTTAACTAATCACATGACAATACATACTGGAGAGAAACCTTATGAGTGCACATTTTGCGGTAAGAAATTCTCCATAAAGGGACAGTTgatgacacacacaagaatacacactggtgagaaaccttttgtcTGCTCTGTCTGCGCCGTAAGTTTCAGTGATCGTTCAGGATTAGTTAAACAcatgagaacacacacaggggAGAAACTGTACTCGTGCACGTTTTGCAGTAAAAGTTTCTCCCAAAGATGCACTTTGACAatacacacaagaacacacactggtgAAAAGCCGTACAGTTGCGACACGTGTGAGAAACGATTTTCCCGTAAGGATCAGGTGAAAAAACATAGGTGTGTTGGTGGAAAGAAAAGTAATCAATGA
- the LOC119120260 gene encoding gastrula zinc finger protein XlCGF8.2DB-like isoform X3, translated as MKAEEQETNGTEFPLTSVIVKVEDDQEESNGDHHVGSQIDGLLPPLSDSPDTDNEDSPVDTDTYWKCSQCGKASSSKWGLKIHMRTHTGEKPFPCTICGKRFTQKGHLRAHTRTHTGEKPFPCTVCGLVLSQKVNLTNHMRIHTGEKPFACSTCGKRFSVKGHLKIHTRTHTGEKPFVCLVCGQTFSLKGHLRTHTRTHTGEKPYPCSVCGKRFSIKGHLVAHTRTHTGERPFSCSVCGLRLTQKISLTNHMTIHTGEKPYECTFCGKKFSIKGQLMTHTRIHTGEKPFVCSVCAVSFSDRSGLVKHMRTHTGEKLYSCTFCSKSFSQRCTLTIHTRTHTGEKPYSCDTCEKRFSRKDQVKKHRCVGGKKSNQ; from the coding sequence ATGAAAGCGGAAGAGCAGGAGACTAATGGAACAGAGTTTCCATTGACTAGTGTCATTGTGAAGGTTGAAGATGACCAAGAAGAAAGTAATGGAGATCACCATGTAGGATCACAAATAGATGGGCTCTTACCTCCACTATCAGACTCGCCTGACACAGACAACGAAGACTCTCCAGTTGACACGGACACATACTGGAAATGCTCGCAGTGTGGAAAAGCATCGAGTTCAAAGTGGGGCTTGAAAATACACatgagaacacacactggggagaaaCCTTTTCCCTGCACAATTTGTGGTAAACGATTCACGCAGAAGGGACATTTACGAgcacacacaagaacacacaccgGGGAGAAACCTTTTCCTTGCACAGTCTGTGGTCTTGTATTGAGTCAAAAAGTTAATTTGACTAATCACATGAGAATACACACTGGCGAGAAGCCTTTTGCGTGCTCAACTTGTGGTAAAAGATTCTCTGTAAAAGGCCATTTAAAAATCcatacaagaacacacactggagagaaaccttttgtCTGCTTGGTTTGTGGTCAGACATTCTCTCTAAAGGGACATTtaagaacacacacaagaacacacaccgGAGAGAAGCCCTATCCTTGCTCAGTATGTGGTAAACGATTCTCTATCAAGGGACATTTAGTAGCACACAccagaacacacactggggagAGACCCTTTTCCTGCTCGGTGTGTGGTCTTAGATTAACTCAAAAGATTAGTTTAACTAATCACATGACAATACATACTGGAGAGAAACCTTATGAGTGCACATTTTGCGGTAAGAAATTCTCCATAAAGGGACAGTTgatgacacacacaagaatacacactggtgagaaaccttttgtcTGCTCTGTCTGCGCCGTAAGTTTCAGTGATCGTTCAGGATTAGTTAAACAcatgagaacacacacaggggAGAAACTGTACTCGTGCACGTTTTGCAGTAAAAGTTTCTCCCAAAGATGCACTTTGACAatacacacaagaacacacactggtgAAAAGCCGTACAGTTGCGACACGTGTGAGAAACGATTTTCCCGTAAGGATCAGGTGAAAAAACATAGGTGTGTTGGTGGAAAGAAAAGTAATCAATGA
- the LOC119120278 gene encoding gastrula zinc finger protein XlCGF17.1-like: MSQKYLHPEQQELKACIINTEQQDGINKISMTVDQSDDKEEKDHGDRCGGSQADNLLAPLSDNDNVTLHSSDTDDENNDDEHKGGMTHTTKKHVKCSQCDKTFFNTSSLKRHTRMHTGEKPFTCSVCGKTFSIKGHLVTHTRTHTGEKPFVCSLCGLGFAQKVTLSNHMRTHTGEKPFACSICGQRFSGKRHLIAHTRRHTGEKPFVCSVCGKAFSVSGHLKTHTRTHTGEKPYACEVCGLRFTQKISLTNHKRTHTGEKPFPCSYCVKSFSTKGHLTTHERTHTGARPFACLLCGKGFSTSGHLRIHTRTHTGEKPFDCSVCALSFRDHSGLAKHMRSHAD; encoded by the coding sequence ATGAGTCAAAAATATCTTCATCCTGAGCAGCAGGAGCTGAAGGCCTGCATCATCAACACTGAGCAGCAGGATGGAATCAACAAGATTTCAATGACTGTCGATCAGAGTGAcgataaagaagaaaaagatcaTGGAGACCGCTGTGGAGGATCACAAGCAGACAACCTCTTGGCTCCATTATCAGATAATGATAATGTAACATTACACTCTTCTGACActgatgatgaaaataatgatgatgaacaCAAAGGTGGTATGACACATACCACTAAAAAGCATGTGAAATGTTCTCAGTGTGACAAAACGTTTTTCAACACGTCATCATTGAAAAGACATACAAGGATGcacactggagagaaaccTTTCACCTGCTCAGTATGTGGCAAAACATTCTCGATAAAGGGACATTTAGTCACCcatacaagaacacacactggggagaaaCCTTTTGTGTGCTCATTATGTGGTCTTGGATTTGCTCAAAAGGTTACTTTAAGTAATCACatgagaacacacactggagaAAAACCCTTTGCCTGTTCAATATGTGGCCAAAGGTTCTCTGGAAAGAGACATTTAATAGCACACACAAGACgacacactggcgagaaaccctTTGTCTGCTCGgtttgcggtaaagcattctCTGTAAGTGGACATTTGAAAActcacacaagaacacacactggggaaAAACCTTATGCCTGTGAAGTATGTGGACTTAGATTCACTCAGAAGATTAGTTTAACAAATCAcaaaagaacacacactggcgAAAAACCTTTTCCCTGTTCATATTGCGTCAAAAGCTTCTCAACAAAGGGACATTTAACAACACATGAAAGAACACATACCGGAGCGAGACCTTTTGCCTGCTTACTTTGTGGCAAAGGATTCTCTACAAGTGGACATCTCAGAATTCATACcagaacacacactggagagaaaccttttgACTGCTCAGTTTGTGCCTTAAGTTTCCGTGATCATTCAGGCTTGGCTAAACACATGAGATCACATGCTGACTAA
- the LOC119120266 gene encoding gastrula zinc finger protein XlCGF57.1-like, whose translation MCAKRLKKDFVDELRQTKEKKGRQRLDAGCKQPRVALHRADINEKRLHPEQQEPATFHTEEREEPEIHHIKDEEQEADINKFPLSLVIVKCEDDEEQGQKSQPHPRKGKEKRGAEHSSCSSSQYVTTEGDGDGRGKSQAGSPLAPLSDSDGITTHSTDTDDDEHSKSDKTSHKKRWKCSQCGKAFDAKYNLKVHMRTHTGEKPFACSICGKSFSVKGYLRTHTRTHTGEKPYACSACGKSFPRLGQLKTHTRTHTGEKPFACSVCGKSFYIKGSLIRHTRIHTGEKPFACSVCGKRFLLKTHLRTHIRTHTEEKPFVCSVCGKRFSRNGNLRTHTRTHTGEKAFVCSICGKRFAEKGCLTRHTRTHTGEKPFPCSICGKRFSVKGRLIRHTRTHTGDKPFSCFICGKRFIQKVQLGIHIRTHTGG comes from the exons ATGTGTGCAAAACGTTTGAAAAAGGATTTTGTGGATGAACTTCGTCAAACTAAAGAGAAGAAGGGGCGACAACGACTGGACGCTGGTTGCAAGCAGCCTCGCGTTGCGTTGCACAGAGCAG ACATCAATGAGAAACGTCTTCATCCTGAGCAGCAGGAGCCAGCGACCTTCCACACTGAAGAGCGTGAGGAACCAGAAATCCACCACATTAAAGATGAAGAGCAGGAGGCAGATATCAACAAGTTTCCATTGAGTCTTGTCATTGTGAAGtgtgaagatgatgaagagcAAGGTCAGAAGTCACAGCCCCATCCCAGGAAAGGtaaagagaagagaggggcggagcatTCAAGCTGCAGCTCAAGTCAATATGTGACAACAGAAGGGGATGGAGACGGCCGTGGAAAATCACAAGCAGGCAGCCCCTTAGCTCCACTGTCAGATAGTGACGGCATTACCACGCACTCTACTGACACTGACGATGATGAACACTCCAAATCTGACAAGACGTCTCACAAGAAACGCTGGAAATGTTCACAGTGTGGGAAAGCCTTTGATGCCAAGTATAATTTGAAAGTACACATGCGAACACACACTGGTGAAAAGCCGTTTGCCTGCTCAATATGCGGTAAAAGCTTCTCTGTAAAGGGATATTtaagaacacacacaagaacacacactggagagaaaccCTATGCCTGCTCAGCTTGTGGGAAAAGTTTCCCCAGACTGGGACagttgaaaacacacacaagaacacacactggggagaaaccttttgcctgctcagtttgtggtaaAAGCTTCTATATAAAGGGAAGTTTAATAAGGCACACAAGAATacacacaggtgagaaacCATTTgcttgctcagtttgtggcaaaaGATTCTTACTGAAGACACATTTAAGAACACACATAAGAACGCACACTGAGGAGAAACCGTTTGTTTGTTCAGTTTGTGGTAAAAGGTTCTCCAGGAATGGAAATTTAAGAActcacacaagaacacacactggggaaAAAGCCTTTGTCTGTTCAATATGTGGTAAAAGATTTGCTGAGAAGGGATGTTTGACAAGACACAcgagaacacacactggagaAAAACCTTTTCCTTGCTCAATTTGTGGTAAAAGATTCTCTGTCAAGGGACGTTTAATTCGGcatacaagaacacacactggagacaaacctttttcatgcttcaTTTGTGGTAAAAGGTTCATTCAGAAGGTACAATTGGGAATACATataagaacacacacagggggGTAA
- the LOC119120252 gene encoding gastrula zinc finger protein XlCGF57.1-like — protein sequence MCASQSSEYVEKLSGTKEEDERQRQQLLGVVVYKQLRVVLHRADVSKKRLHSKQQDPDSPHAKEKDEKEEGPEPEEEDEEVHSTNLPFPCVIVKIEGDEEEGEGDNQAAPQSLCDDITSHPAASNNEHSKRGRTCHKQGSKKPNKKCWKCSQCGNTFGSKWGLKVHFRMHTGEKTFDCSDCGKRFPAQAHLEAHTRTHTGEKPFACLVCGQKFSKKGNLQRHTRIHTGEKPFACSVCGKKFAARETLGKHKIIHTGEKAFECMVCGKKFPAQSHLETHARIHTGEKAFICSVCGKTFSQKGNLKSHTRIHTGEKPFVCSICDKRFANKEQLRRHTRTHSGDKPFPCSVCGKGFSTRGYLKAHTRTHTGEKPFVCLVCGKNFTFRLSLIAHRRTHTGEKPFACLVCGKTFTFKIALLTHTRKHTREKPYACSICGKRFFAKRNLATHMRTHTGEKPFLCTVCGKGFSTQGNLKAHTRTHTGEKPFACSVCGQRFIQKGNLKVHARTHTGDKPFACPGCDQTFSQKGYLSKHMRIHTGEKPFACLVCSKRFSWKNQVKKHRCGGTKSS from the exons ATGTGTGCGAGTCAGTCGTCAGAATACGTGGAAAAACTTTCtggaacaaaagaggaggaCGAGCGACAACGCCAACAACTCCTGGGCGTTGTTGTGTACAAGCAGCTTCGAGTTGTGTTACACAGAGCAG ACGTCAGTAAAAAACGTCTTCATTCTAAGCAACAGGATCCGGATTCCCCTCACGCTAAAGAGAAAGATGAGAAGGAAGAAGGACCAGAACCTgaagaggaagacgaggaggtCCATAGCACCAATTTGCCATTCCCTTGTGTCATTGTGAAGATTGAAGGTGATGAGGAAGAGGGTGAAGGAGACAACCAAGCTGCTCCACAATCACTTTGTGATGACATAACATCACACCCTGCTGCCTCCAACAATGAACACTCCAAACGTGGTCGGACGTGCCACAAACAAGGCAGCAAAAAACCCAACAAGAAATGCTGGAAATGTTCTCAATGTGGGAATACATTTGGTTCAAAGTGGGGTCTGAAAGTACATTTCAGAATGCACACTGGGGAAAAAACTTTTGATTGCTCAGATTGTGGCAAAAGATTCCCTGCGCAGGCACATTTGGAAGCACACAcgagaacacacactggggagaaaCCTTTTGCCTGCTTAGTGTGTGGTCAAAAATTCTCAAAAAAAGGCAACCTACAACGGCACACCAGAATACACACAGGTGAAAAACCTTTTGCCTGCTCTGTTTGTGGTAAGAAATTTGCTGCCCGAGAAACGTtgggaaaacacaaaataatacaCACTGGGGAGAAAGCATTTGAATGCATGGTGTGTGGTAAGAAATTCCCAGCCCAGTCACATTTGGAAACACATGCAAGAATACATACTGGGGAAAAAGCTTTTatctgctcagtttgtggtaaAACATTCTCACAGAAGGGAAACTTAAAAAGCCACACAAGAATACACACTGGGGAGAAACCTTTTGTTTGCTCAATTTGCGATAAAAGATTTGCCAATAAGGAACAACTGAGaagacacacaagaacacatAGTGGCGATAAGCCTTTTccttgctcagtttgtgggaaAGGATTCTCTACACGGGGTTATTTAAAAgcacacacaagaacacacactggggagaaaCCTTTTGTTTGCTTAGTTTGTGGTAAAAATTTCACTTTTAGGTTATCTTTGATAGCACACagaagaacacacacaggtgagaaacCCTTTGCCTGCTTAGTGTGTGGTAAAACATTCACTTTTAAGATAGCATTgttaacacacacaagaaaacaTACTAGGGAGAAACCTTATGCATGTTCAATTTGTGGTAAAAGATTTTTTGCAAAGAGAAATTTAGCAACACACATGAGAACGcacactggagagaaaccTTTTCTGTGCACGGTTTGTGGTAAAGGATTCTCTACGCAGGGAAATTTGAAAgcacacacaagaacccacaccgGGGAGAAACCTTTTGCCTGTTCAGTTTGTGGTCAAAGATTCATTCAGAAGGGAAACTTGAAAGTCcatgcaagaacacacactggagacaaaCCTTTTGCCTGTCCAGGCTGTGATCAAACATTTTCTCAGAAAGGATACCTAAGCAAACACATGAGAATACACACAGGAGAGAAACCATTTGCCTGTTTAGTTTGTAGTAAAAGATTTTCTTGGAAGAATCAGGTTAAGAAACACCGGTGTGGTGGTACGAAGAGCAGCTGA
- the LOC119120263 gene encoding oocyte zinc finger protein XlCOF6.1-like: MSTKNVKEEYEEELCETKVTNERRQRLDAVFQKPQLVLHRTDAIESLHPEVKSHHVKEEEEPENLCIKEEEEEEEEGVEDRLPLSCVIVKIEGDEEEDDGDPCGGLQARRHLAPLSDSSDTTSDTSDDRDDDNEKHSKSDVTCYTDNKRLKCPQCDKPFGTKYALKVHMRTHTGEKPFSCSFCGKTFSYKAKLSTHTKTHTGEKPFACSVCGKRFSQKGYLQTHTKTHTGEKPFACSVCGLTLTQKSNLIIHMRTHTGERPFACSLCGKSFSIKKSLISHTRTHTGDKPFACSVCGNKFSTKGHLRRHTRTHTGEKPFSCLVCGLKVTQKNNLIKHMRTHTGEKPFPCSVCGKTFAQKAQLSTHTRTHTGEKPFPCSVCAYSFSERSKLVRHMRTHTGEKVYRCSVCGKKFSHKYQLDKHGCFGQPLIALNIIQQ; the protein is encoded by the exons ATGTCTACGAAAAACGTAAAAGAAGAGTACGAAGAGGAACTCTGTGAAACAAAAGTCACGAACGAGAGACGTCAACGACTGGACGCCGTTTTCCAAAAGCCCCAGCTTGTATTACATAGAACag ATGCTATTGAAAGTCTTCATCCTGAGGTGAAGAGCCACCACgtcaaagaagaagaggagcccGAGAATCTGTGTattaaagaggaggaggaggaggaggaggaaggggttGAAGACAGGTTGCCTTTGTCTTGTGTCATTGTGAAGATCGAAGGCgatgaagaagaggatgaTGGAGACCCTTGTGGAGGATTACAGGCACGCAGACACTTAGCTCCACTATCAGACAGCAGTGACACAACTTCAGACACTTCTGATGATCGTGACGATGATAATGAAAAACACTCTAAAAGTGATGTGACGTGCTACACTGACAACAAACGCTTGAAGTGTCCTCAATGTGACAAACCCTTTGGTACCAAGTATGCTTTGAAAGTTCACatgagaacacacactggagagaaacccttttcttgctcattttgtgGCAAAACGTTCTCTTATAAAGCAAAGCTATCAACACACACCAAAACGCACACTGGGGAGAAGCCATttgcctgctcagtttgtggtaaAAGATTTAGTCAGAAAGGATacttgcaaacacacacaaaaacacacaccggagagaaaccttttgcTTGCTCAGTTTGCGGTCTTACGCTAACTCAAAAGTCTAATTTAATAATTCAcatgagaacacacacaggggAGAGACCTTTTGCATGTTCACTTTGTGGTAAAAGCTTCTCAATCAAGAAAAGTTTGATAAGtcacacacgaacacacacagggGATAAGCCTTTCGCCTGCTCAGTCTGTGGAAATAAATTCTCTACAAAGGGGCATTTAAGaagacacacaagaacacacactggtgagaaacctttttcgtGCTTAGTGTGTGGTCTTAAAGTAACACAAAAGAATAATTTAATCAAACACATGAGGACCCACACTGGGGAGAAACCTTTTCCTTGCTCAGTGTGTGGTAAAACCTTTGCTCAGAAGGCACAACTGAGCACACATACAAGGACACACACCGGGGAGAAACCCTTTCCCTGCTCTGTTTGCGCCTACAGTTTCAGTGAACGTTCAAAACTGGTTCGACACatgagaacacacactggggagaaaGTGTATCGTTGCAGTGTGTGCGGTAAGAAATTCTCGCATAAGTATCAGCTTGACAAACACGGCTGTTTTGGTCAACCGCTAATAGCACTCAATATCATTCAACAGTGA